Proteins from a genomic interval of Sulfurospirillum oryzae:
- a CDS encoding aminodeoxychorismate synthase component I produces the protein MNIEFALKLNTFGKERKPFFFVIDYAAKQFELFALEALPSGVLYQLETKTNALDDVTCKDFSWHKTYPNPKHYKAKVEAVVEEIKAGNTYLLNLTAPTKVELSTPLETLFYAANAPFKLCYHDAFICFSPERFVKIEGNCISTYPMKGTIDASIPSAKEIILNDEKEKAEHVMVVDLLRNDLSMVSKEVRVEQFRYVEKIQAGDKELLQVSSKIAGKLDEDWHEKIGHIIATLLPAGSISGTPKRSSVKIIERIEGYDRGFFTGVFGIYDGESFDSAVMIRFLEKTDEGYLFKSGGGITLLSEAQKEYDELCDKVYVPLF, from the coding sequence TTGAACATTGAGTTTGCATTAAAACTCAATACATTTGGTAAAGAGAGGAAGCCTTTTTTCTTTGTCATTGATTATGCTGCAAAACAGTTTGAACTCTTTGCGCTTGAAGCGTTACCTAGTGGTGTTTTATACCAATTAGAAACTAAAACAAACGCTTTAGATGACGTTACATGTAAAGATTTTTCATGGCATAAAACCTATCCAAATCCCAAACATTATAAAGCCAAAGTTGAAGCGGTGGTCGAAGAGATCAAAGCGGGCAATACCTATCTGCTCAACCTAACGGCACCCACTAAAGTAGAGCTTTCGACTCCTTTGGAAACTCTTTTTTATGCGGCAAATGCTCCTTTTAAACTTTGCTATCATGATGCGTTTATCTGTTTTTCACCTGAACGTTTTGTCAAAATTGAAGGAAATTGCATCAGTACTTATCCTATGAAAGGTACGATTGATGCGAGTATTCCGAGTGCCAAAGAGATCATTTTAAACGATGAGAAAGAAAAAGCGGAGCATGTGATGGTGGTGGATCTTTTACGCAATGATCTCTCTATGGTCTCAAAAGAGGTGCGTGTCGAGCAGTTTCGTTATGTGGAAAAGATTCAAGCAGGGGATAAAGAGCTTTTGCAAGTAAGCTCTAAAATTGCGGGCAAACTTGATGAAGATTGGCATGAAAAAATAGGTCATATCATTGCAACGTTGCTTCCAGCAGGCTCCATCAGCGGTACTCCCAAGCGTAGCAGTGTCAAAATCATTGAGCGCATTGAAGGGTATGATAGAGGTTTTTTTACAGGTGTTTTTGGCATTTACGATGGCGAAAGTTTCGATAGTGCGGTGATGATTCGTTTTTTAGAAAAAACAGACGAGGGGTACCTCTTTAAAAGTGGAGGAGGCATAACGCTTTTAAGTGAGGCGCAAAAGGAGTACGATGAACTGTGTGACAAAGTCTATGTTCCCTTGTTTTGA
- a CDS encoding M3 family oligoendopeptidase, with amino-acid sequence MLNWDLSALYENEALLEADLKDAATRAKSFECVCKGKLKELHVNEFLESIREYEAINEKLGRIMTYAFLKFATNSDNGGFYAKYQQAHTNIAENLLFFELEFNKLSKPKQEELIASVPTYKYYLESLMEEKPYQLSQKEERILLKKEMTSASAFSRLFDEHFSRLKFSYEGEKLSEEEILSKLQDQNRDVRQKAANAFTKGIKPHQPLLAYIFNMIKTDLASECELRGYKNAEQPRHMDNKITQKSVDALIKSAESSFHLVQDYYTQKAKLLGLPELFEYDRYAPLETSNAKYDFKTSKQIVLDAFKKFNPKFYEIASIAFEQGWIDVLPKDKKRGGAFSHPATPSTHPYVLLNHTDTRRDLFTLAHELGHAIHQYLSRDVGYLGSDTPLTTSETASVFAEMLVFDAIKENLNADEKRALYASKIEDIFSTLYRQINFTTFERKVHAHEGELDLATFNKYWMEESQKMFGKSITLSSNYHLWWSYIPHFIHSPFYCYAYSYGQLLVLALYGLYKKSDKATFVQNYTSFLSAGGSQSPKELIKKFGFDIEDEHFWQLGIGEIESLLAEFKGMCNA; translated from the coding sequence ATATTGAATTGGGATCTATCCGCACTGTACGAAAATGAAGCGTTATTAGAAGCAGATTTAAAAGATGCTGCAACGCGCGCAAAAAGCTTTGAATGTGTTTGCAAAGGAAAACTTAAAGAGTTACATGTAAACGAGTTTTTAGAATCAATCAGAGAATATGAAGCGATCAATGAGAAGCTTGGTCGTATTATGACGTATGCATTTTTGAAATTTGCAACCAATAGTGACAATGGTGGTTTTTATGCCAAATACCAACAAGCACACACCAATATCGCTGAAAATCTTCTCTTTTTTGAACTTGAGTTTAACAAACTTTCCAAACCAAAACAAGAAGAGTTGATTGCCTCAGTTCCCACGTACAAGTACTATCTCGAATCGCTTATGGAAGAAAAGCCGTATCAGCTTAGTCAAAAAGAAGAGCGCATTCTTCTTAAAAAAGAGATGACGTCAGCTTCAGCGTTTAGTCGTCTTTTTGATGAGCATTTTAGCCGACTCAAATTTTCTTATGAAGGTGAAAAACTCTCTGAAGAAGAGATTTTGAGCAAACTCCAAGACCAAAACAGAGACGTAAGACAAAAAGCAGCCAATGCTTTTACCAAAGGCATTAAGCCGCATCAGCCACTCTTGGCGTATATTTTCAATATGATTAAAACCGATCTTGCCAGTGAGTGTGAGCTTCGAGGCTATAAAAATGCAGAACAACCACGCCACATGGATAATAAAATCACACAAAAAAGTGTTGATGCTCTTATTAAAAGTGCGGAAAGTAGTTTTCATTTGGTGCAAGATTATTACACGCAAAAAGCAAAACTTTTGGGGCTTCCTGAACTTTTTGAGTATGACCGTTATGCACCGCTTGAGACTTCTAATGCGAAGTATGATTTTAAAACTTCAAAGCAGATTGTTTTAGATGCTTTTAAAAAATTCAATCCTAAATTTTATGAGATCGCTTCCATTGCGTTTGAACAAGGCTGGATTGATGTGCTTCCAAAAGATAAAAAAAGAGGGGGTGCTTTTTCGCATCCAGCAACGCCTTCAACGCATCCTTATGTGCTTTTAAACCATACAGACACAAGACGCGACCTTTTCACGTTAGCGCATGAGTTAGGACATGCCATTCATCAGTACCTTTCACGCGACGTAGGCTATTTGGGAAGCGATACCCCTTTAACAACGTCTGAAACCGCTTCCGTTTTTGCGGAGATGTTGGTATTTGATGCGATCAAAGAGAATCTCAATGCGGATGAAAAACGCGCTTTGTATGCGAGTAAGATAGAAGATATTTTCTCAACACTTTACAGACAGATCAACTTTACAACATTTGAGCGTAAAGTGCATGCCCATGAAGGTGAGTTGGATCTTGCTACGTTTAACAAATACTGGATGGAAGAGAGCCAAAAGATGTTTGGCAAAAGCATTACGCTGAGTTCAAACTATCATTTGTGGTGGAGTTATATTCCTCATTTTATTCACTCTCCATTTTATTGCTATGCGTACAGTTATGGTCAGCTGCTTGTTTTAGCACTTTATGGACTTTATAAAAAAAGTGATAAAGCGACTTTTGTTCAAAATTATACGAGCTTCTTAAGTGCAGGGGGAAGCCAAAGCCCCAAAGAACTCATTAAAAAATTTGGTTTTGATATTGAGGATGAGCATTTTTGGCAATTAGGTATTGGCGAAATAGAATCCCTTTTGGCGGAGTTTAAAGGAATGTGCAATGCTTGA
- a CDS encoding aspartate carbamoyltransferase catalytic subunit, with translation MNHLINTRDFSLEEIEKLFERATEFLDEKPREILKNKTVITIFFENSTRTRSSFEIAAKRLGAMVVSLDVSRSSSSKGETLFDTAANLDAMGPDAIVVRHKSSGVPHILANYVNCPIVNGGDGSHAHPTQALLDLFTMKRHFGDVKGKKVAIVGDIKNSRVANSNIELLGRVGVEVILVGPPHFLPQTDLRVHHRIEEVIDEVDVIMSLRAQTERHANQIYASLKDYGTDFCITSKLMKDRDIIILHPGPVHRNVDVDDLMMKDPRSKILEQVKNGVAVRMAVLEKLIEH, from the coding sequence GTGAACCATTTGATTAATACACGGGATTTTTCGTTGGAGGAAATTGAGAAGTTGTTTGAGCGAGCAACGGAGTTTTTGGATGAAAAACCACGCGAAATTCTAAAAAACAAAACGGTCATCACCATCTTTTTTGAAAACTCTACGAGAACGCGCAGTAGTTTTGAAATTGCAGCCAAACGCCTTGGCGCTATGGTTGTGAGCCTTGATGTCTCACGTAGTTCTTCGAGTAAAGGTGAAACACTCTTTGATACTGCGGCAAACCTTGATGCCATGGGCCCAGACGCCATTGTCGTGCGCCATAAAAGCTCAGGTGTCCCTCACATTCTTGCCAATTATGTTAACTGCCCGATTGTCAATGGCGGCGATGGAAGCCACGCACATCCAACCCAAGCGCTTTTAGATCTTTTCACGATGAAACGCCATTTTGGTGATGTTAAAGGTAAGAAAGTGGCGATTGTGGGAGATATTAAAAATTCTCGCGTAGCGAACAGCAATATTGAACTTTTAGGACGTGTTGGTGTTGAAGTCATCTTGGTTGGACCTCCCCATTTTCTTCCTCAAACCGATCTTAGAGTGCATCACCGCATTGAAGAGGTGATTGATGAGGTGGATGTCATTATGAGTTTGCGTGCTCAAACGGAACGTCATGCGAACCAGATATACGCATCACTGAAAGATTATGGAACCGATTTTTGCATTACATCAAAACTGATGAAAGATCGAGACATCATCATTCTTCACCCAGGTCCCGTACACCGCAATGTCGATGTCGATGATTTGATGATGAAAGACCCACGTTCAAAAATTCTAGAGCAAGTCAAAAACGGCGTTGCGGTGAGAATGGCGGTTTTGGAGAAGCTGATTGAACATTGA
- a CDS encoding aminotransferase class IV has protein sequence MNCVTKSMFPCFETLKAVDGEIEHLSFHQARFDKTRKELYGTTHKISLAELLTPPKELTCRVRVEYDTEILKVEYLPYTPRVIQTFTLIEADVAYAYKYCNREALNKHLQSDVDDVIFTCKGMLQDTSIANIALLIDGEWKTPSHPLLEGTTRARLLASGFLKCDHLDTKSLQKSEKFAIMNALIGFKIVKEVCIKD, from the coding sequence ATGAACTGTGTGACAAAGTCTATGTTCCCTTGTTTTGAGACACTTAAAGCAGTGGATGGCGAAATAGAACATCTTTCATTTCACCAAGCACGGTTTGATAAAACACGCAAAGAGCTTTATGGTACAACGCACAAAATTTCATTGGCAGAGCTTTTAACGCCACCCAAAGAGCTTACATGTAGAGTGCGCGTCGAGTATGACACCGAGATTTTAAAGGTAGAGTATCTTCCCTACACACCTCGTGTTATTCAGACATTTACACTCATAGAAGCCGATGTTGCATATGCCTATAAATATTGCAACAGGGAAGCGTTGAATAAGCATTTACAAAGTGACGTCGATGATGTCATCTTTACATGTAAAGGGATGCTTCAAGATACAAGCATTGCCAATATCGCGCTCTTGATTGATGGAGAGTGGAAAACACCCTCACACCCGCTTTTAGAAGGCACAACCAGGGCTCGGTTACTTGCAAGTGGGTTTTTAAAGTGTGATCATTTAGACACTAAAAGTCTTCAAAAATCGGAGAAATTTGCTATAATGAATGCTCTTATAGGGTTTAAAATAGTTAAAGAAGTATGTATTAAGGACTAA
- a CDS encoding glycine zipper 2TM domain-containing protein has product MKKIFYAPLLLLGSLLYAESFTFQEEVRVTSSKPEYRMVTTRTPFQECWDEQLETHYAPQPQNDGSGVVGGVIGGVAGGVLGHQIGGGSGKTAATVGGAIVGTLVGKNLAEQNDRVAPPPTYRTERRCTTRYEEKSAEKFMGYRNTANYKGQSIVKYSDQPLEFIHMSVTVSY; this is encoded by the coding sequence ATGAAAAAAATCTTTTATGCCCCGCTTCTACTTTTGGGTTCTCTCCTCTATGCTGAGAGCTTTACGTTTCAAGAAGAGGTGCGTGTTACGAGCAGTAAACCAGAATATCGTATGGTTACCACACGAACACCTTTTCAAGAGTGTTGGGATGAACAACTCGAAACACACTATGCTCCACAGCCTCAAAATGATGGCAGTGGTGTTGTAGGCGGTGTCATTGGTGGTGTTGCAGGTGGCGTTTTAGGACACCAGATTGGTGGAGGAAGTGGAAAAACTGCCGCAACCGTTGGTGGAGCAATTGTGGGAACATTGGTTGGTAAAAACCTTGCGGAGCAAAATGATCGTGTTGCACCGCCTCCAACCTACAGAACCGAGAGGCGATGTACAACACGCTATGAAGAAAAAAGCGCTGAAAAATTTATGGGATACCGCAATACCGCCAACTATAAAGGTCAGAGCATTGTCAAATACTCCGATCAACCTTTAGAGTTTATCCACATGAGTGTCACGGTAAGCTACTAA